From the Bacteroidota bacterium genome, one window contains:
- a CDS encoding TetR/AcrR family transcriptional regulator gives MKADGIKYKQILKTAKALFWKHGIKRVKIEEICTEAIISKKTFYKHLTQLYSNSQEMIKEIMYSFFYGILPTKTDNI, from the coding sequence ATGAAGGCTGACGGTATAAAATATAAGCAAATATTAAAAACAGCAAAGGCACTTTTTTGGAAGCATGGCATTAAAAGGGTTAAAATTGAAGAAATATGTACTGAGGCAATTATTAGTAAAAAAACATTCTATAAACATTTAACACAACTTTATTCAAATTCTCAGGAAATGATAAAAGAAATAATGTATTCCTTTTTTTATGGAATATTACCAACAAAAACTGATAATATTTAA